From one Rhodothermales bacterium genomic stretch:
- a CDS encoding Gfo/Idh/MocA family oxidoreductase: MLWTLLLAALTLSQPAEPLRLAIVGLVHGHVGGFLNSFKDRDDLNIVGLYDPSEALHTKYAGRYGIDRALFYDDLERMLVETKPEAVTVFTNTFDHKMVVELCAKYGIDVMMEKPLAVNMEHARAMAAAAKAGGIELLVNYETTWYKSHAAIEKLVDAGSIGAIQKVVIHDGHRGPEEMGVDPEFLEWLVDPVLNGGGALTDFGCYGANLLTWLLKGERPKSVYALLQQYKKNNPTYARVDDEANIVVEYENAVGIIQASWNWSLPVNRKDMEVYGHIGQVITPNGNLAIAQIEKQPATELPLPDLAPDRKDFIALLTAVVRGELKLAPHDLSSLENNLLVTEILDAARESARTGQRVMLRP, translated from the coding sequence ATGCTCTGGACCCTCCTCCTCGCCGCCCTGACGCTCTCACAACCCGCTGAGCCGCTCCGCCTCGCCATCGTCGGCCTCGTCCACGGCCATGTGGGCGGATTCCTGAACAGCTTCAAGGACCGCGACGACCTCAACATTGTCGGGCTCTATGACCCGAGCGAGGCGCTGCATACCAAATACGCCGGCCGCTACGGCATCGACCGCGCGCTGTTTTACGACGATCTGGAACGCATGCTCGTTGAGACAAAACCCGAAGCCGTCACCGTCTTCACCAATACGTTCGACCACAAGATGGTGGTGGAGCTGTGCGCGAAATACGGCATCGACGTGATGATGGAGAAACCGCTGGCGGTAAACATGGAGCACGCCCGGGCGATGGCGGCGGCGGCAAAGGCCGGCGGCATCGAGCTGCTCGTCAACTACGAAACCACCTGGTACAAAAGCCACGCGGCCATCGAGAAGCTGGTGGACGCCGGCTCGATCGGGGCCATCCAGAAGGTGGTCATCCACGACGGGCATCGGGGGCCGGAAGAAATGGGCGTCGACCCCGAATTCCTCGAATGGCTCGTCGATCCGGTGCTGAACGGCGGCGGCGCGCTGACGGACTTCGGGTGCTACGGCGCCAACCTGCTCACGTGGCTGCTCAAGGGCGAACGGCCGAAGTCCGTCTACGCCCTGCTCCAGCAGTACAAAAAAAACAATCCGACCTACGCGCGCGTCGACGACGAAGCCAACATCGTGGTCGAGTACGAGAACGCCGTCGGTATCATCCAGGCATCCTGGAACTGGTCGCTGCCCGTCAACCGAAAGGACATGGAGGTGTACGGACACATCGGCCAGGTGATCACGCCCAACGGCAACCTCGCCATCGCCCAAATCGAAAAGCAGCCGGCCACCGAGCTGCCGCTCCCCGACCTCGCGCCCGACCGCAAGGACTTCATTGCGCTGCTCACGGCCGTCGTACGCGGCGAGTTGAAGCTGGCGCCGCACGACCTCTCCTCCCTCGAAAACAACCTCCTCGTGACCGAAATCCTCGACGCCGCCCGGGAGTCGGCGCGCACGGGGCAACGGGTGATGCTCAGGCCGTGA
- a CDS encoding uroporphyrinogen-III synthase gives MESRPLVYLLRTPDEGSDVRDRFENALDGEGFRAVSIPVIAYENAGEEALRQALLRPEGYGGLVLTSPRAAQRLVETLARYRIDPMPWIARPAFAVGPATARLLAAAGFAPVGEESGEASRLARQVVRRETAHPWLFLCGNRRRDALPGQLVAAGVPFEECLVYRTVDLEPDWRAYAVPTWMAFFSPSGVLHAAPALPDTWRAVRAAAIGPTTAEALKTAGWMPEAIAAAPTPAALATAIKAAG, from the coding sequence ATGGAAAGCCGGCCCCTCGTGTATCTGCTGCGCACACCCGACGAAGGGAGCGACGTGCGGGATCGGTTCGAGAACGCGCTCGACGGCGAAGGATTTCGCGCCGTGTCGATACCGGTGATCGCCTACGAAAACGCCGGCGAGGAGGCCCTGAGGCAGGCGCTCCTGCGGCCGGAGGGGTATGGCGGATTGGTGCTGACCAGCCCGCGCGCGGCGCAGCGGCTGGTCGAGACGCTGGCCCGCTATCGCATCGATCCGATGCCGTGGATTGCGCGGCCGGCCTTTGCGGTCGGCCCTGCCACGGCCCGCCTGCTGGCTGCGGCCGGTTTTGCGCCGGTCGGCGAGGAAAGCGGGGAGGCCAGCCGGCTCGCCCGGCAGGTGGTGCGGCGCGAGACGGCGCATCCCTGGCTCTTCCTCTGCGGCAACCGACGTCGCGACGCACTGCCCGGACAGCTAGTCGCGGCCGGCGTGCCTTTCGAGGAATGTCTGGTCTATCGCACGGTCGATCTCGAGCCGGACTGGCGCGCGTATGCGGTGCCTACCTGGATGGCCTTCTTCAGCCCCTCCGGCGTGCTGCATGCCGCGCCGGCGCTGCCGGACACCTGGCGCGCGGTGCGCGCCGCCGCCATCGGCCCCACGACCGCCGAGGCGCTCAAGACGGCAGGCTGGATGCCCGAGGCGATCGCCGCCGCCCCGACGCCGGCCGCCCTGGCTACCGCGATTAAGGCTGCGGGTTGA